Below is a genomic region from Sinobacterium norvegicum.
ATCCCCATGTTCCAAGAACTTCGTCAATGCCTTCAACTTAATGTTGTAGTCACCGATATCAGTACCAGGACGGAACTTCATTTCTTTGATCGTCGTACGTACCTGCTTGCGCTTGGCTTCTTTGGCACGCTTCTTCTTCTCAAAGTATTCTTTACCGTAATCCTGCAATTTGCAGACGGCTGGCTCATTATCGCTCATTTGAACGAGGTCTAAGCTGGCTTCTTCTGCAGCAGCTAACGCTTCACGGATTGACATTACGCCAAGCTTTTCGCCTTCCGCGCCGATCAACATGACTTGGTCGGCCTTAATGGAACCGTTTATCTTAGGGCGCTTATCGCCCTTTGCGTTATCTCTTTTAATCGTTTTTCTCCATAGAAACACGGCCACGACGAGCTACATCAGCTTGCAGATGAGCAATAAAGTCATCAACGCTCATTACACCGAGGTCTTCACCACCTCGCGCTCGAACAGCCACGGTCTGAGATTCAAGCTCTTTATCACCAATGACTAGCTGATAAGGAACCTTCTGAATTGTGTGCTGGCGAATTTTAAAGCCGATCTTCTCATTTCTCAAGTCCGCTTGGGCTCTAAATCCTAATTTATTTAATTTTTCTGCTAATTTGCTGCAATATTCGCTCTGAGAGTCGGTAATATTCAGTATTGACACCTGCTCTGGCGCTAGCCACGTTGGGAAAACACCCTCGTAGTGCTCGATCAGAATACCGATGAAGCGCTCAAACGAACCCAAAATGGCACGGTGTAACATCACCGGCGCCTTGCGCTGATCATCAACACCGACATATTTTGCATCTAAGCGACCCGGCATCGAGAAATCGACCTGAACCGTACCCAATTGCCAAATACGGCCGATACAATCTTTTAGTGAGAATTCAATCTTGGGACCATAGAACGCACCCTCGCCCGGCAACTCCTGCCAAGGCAGACCTTTGTTGTCCAGCGCATCGGCCAAGGCCTTCTCGGCGGCATCCCAATCCTCATCCGAACCCACACGATTCTCTGGGCGGGTTGATAGACGATAAATCACCTCATCAAAACCGAAGTCTTTATAAACATCGTGCAGGAAGTCGATGAAATCGGACACCTCTGGTTGGATCTGCTCCTCTGTACAGAAGATATGCGCATCATCCTGGGTGAAGCCACGCACGCGCATAATGCCGTGCAGCGAACCGGAGGGCTCGTTACGGTGACAGGAACCAAACTCAGCCAAACGCAAGGGCAGATCACGGTATGAGCGCAAACCCTGATTAAAGACTTGCACATGGCAGGGGCAGTTCATTGGCTTAACAGCAAACTGACGCTCATCACTGTTCAACATAAACATATCATCGCTGAACTTATCGGCATGACCCGAGCGCTCCCACAAGCTGAGGTCTACCAGCTGGGGCGTTTTTATCTCCTGGTAACCGTTCTGGCGCTGCTGCACCCGCATATAGCTTTCGATGGTGTTATAGACACTCCAACCCTTGGGATGCCAAAAGACCATGCCCGGCGCCTCTTCCTGCATATGGAAGAGATCCAGCTTCTTGCCGATTTTACGGTGATCACGCTTCTCAGCCTCTTCAATACGACGGACATACTGCTTAAGCTGCTTCTTATTAGCCCAGGCCGTGCCGTAAATACGCTGCAACATCTCGTTATTTGAATCGCCACGCCAGTAGGCACCGGCCACCTTGGTCAACTTAAACACCTGCAGCTTACCCGTGCTTGGTACGTGCGGGCCGCGACAAAGGTCCATCCAGTTGCCCTGTTTATAAACAGAGATCTCCTCACCTTCAGGCAGCTCATTAATAATATGAACCTTGTACTCTTCGCCCATCTCGGTAAAGGTCTCGATCGCTTGTTCGCGAGACATCACAACGCGTTCGATGGCCAGGTTTTGCTTGGCCAGTTCAGACATCCGCACCTCGATTTTCTCAAGATCTTCCGGCGTAAAGGGGCGTTCGAAGGCGAAATCATAAAAGAAACCGTCGTCGATAACGGGACCGATAGTCACCTGCGCACCGGGGAATATTTCCTGGGTTGCCATCGCCAATAAGTGGGCTGTTGAGTGACGAATTGCCTCGACACCCTCTTCGTCGCGATCGGTAATAATCGCCAAGGTCGAATCAGATTCGATAACAAATGAAGCGTCAACCAGCACATCGTTAACGCGGCCAGCCAGCGTCGCTTTCGCCAGGCCCGCACCAATATCGGCAGCAACCTCAAGCACAGTTAAAGGGGCGTCAAAGGAACGCTGAGAACCATCGGGAAGAGTAATAATAGGCATGATTTTTCCTTGGTCAGTGGTGACCCATACTAGAGGCCACTTGGACAAAAAATGTAGTGCTCACCCAAG
It encodes:
- the infC gene encoding translation initiation factor IF-3, with amino-acid sequence MAVFLWRKTIKRDNAKGDKRPKINGSIKADQVMLIGAEGEKLGVMSIREALAAAEEASLDLVQMSDNEPAVCKLQDYGKEYFEKKKRAKEAKRKQVRTTIKEMKFRPGTDIGDYNIKLKALTKFLEHGDKVKVTLRFRGREMAHQQLGMDLLKRIETDLAELGGVEQFPKMEGRQLTMVIAPRKKK
- the thrS gene encoding threonine--tRNA ligase, producing the protein MPIITLPDGSQRSFDAPLTVLEVAADIGAGLAKATLAGRVNDVLVDASFVIESDSTLAIITDRDEEGVEAIRHSTAHLLAMATQEIFPGAQVTIGPVIDDGFFYDFAFERPFTPEDLEKIEVRMSELAKQNLAIERVVMSREQAIETFTEMGEEYKVHIINELPEGEEISVYKQGNWMDLCRGPHVPSTGKLQVFKLTKVAGAYWRGDSNNEMLQRIYGTAWANKKQLKQYVRRIEEAEKRDHRKIGKKLDLFHMQEEAPGMVFWHPKGWSVYNTIESYMRVQQRQNGYQEIKTPQLVDLSLWERSGHADKFSDDMFMLNSDERQFAVKPMNCPCHVQVFNQGLRSYRDLPLRLAEFGSCHRNEPSGSLHGIMRVRGFTQDDAHIFCTEEQIQPEVSDFIDFLHDVYKDFGFDEVIYRLSTRPENRVGSDEDWDAAEKALADALDNKGLPWQELPGEGAFYGPKIEFSLKDCIGRIWQLGTVQVDFSMPGRLDAKYVGVDDQRKAPVMLHRAILGSFERFIGILIEHYEGVFPTWLAPEQVSILNITDSQSEYCSKLAEKLNKLGFRAQADLRNEKIGFKIRQHTIQKVPYQLVIGDKELESQTVAVRARGGEDLGVMSVDDFIAHLQADVARRGRVSMEKND